One Streptomyces sp. V4I8 genomic window carries:
- a CDS encoding inorganic diphosphatase, with amino-acid sequence MEFDVTIEIPKGSRNKYEVDHETGRIRLDRRLFTSTAYPTDYGFVENTLGEDGDPLDALVILDEPTFPGCLIKCRAIGMFRMTDEAGGDDKLLCVPATDPRVEHLRDIHHVSEFDRLEIQHFFEVYKDLEPGKSVEGANWVGRQDAEIEIERSYKRFKEQGGH; translated from the coding sequence GTGGAGTTCGACGTCACGATCGAGATCCCGAAGGGTTCGCGGAACAAGTACGAGGTGGACCACGAGACCGGTCGGATCCGCCTGGACCGTCGACTCTTCACCTCGACCGCCTACCCGACCGACTACGGCTTCGTCGAGAACACCCTCGGCGAGGACGGCGACCCGCTGGACGCGCTGGTCATCCTGGATGAGCCGACCTTCCCGGGCTGCCTCATCAAGTGCCGCGCGATCGGCATGTTCCGGATGACGGACGAGGCCGGCGGCGACGACAAGCTGCTGTGCGTCCCGGCGACGGACCCGCGGGTGGAGCACCTGCGTGACATCCACCACGTCTCGGAGTTCGACCGCCTGGAGATCCAGCACTTCTTCGAGGTGTACAAGGACCTGGAGCCCGGCAAGTCCGTCGAGGGCGCCAACTGGGTGGGCCGCCAGGACGCCGAGATCGAGATCGAGCGGTCGTACAAGCGCTTCAAGGAGCAGGGCGGCCACTGA
- the dacB gene encoding D-alanyl-D-alanine carboxypeptidase/D-alanyl-D-alanine-endopeptidase, producing the protein MVVPELRPWRAAKPHVTRVAGAVRPRLARAADAVRPRLARAATAAKPQVVRLARAVSPQAARTPRSKTWQYTAGAATAGLALAAGVVTAAGPWDSTGQRTAERVRAVAQERTGGADHGRNADTSDTAAEAPRPAPSAASVLPGLGGGVGTVQAAPNAKAVAGLLGPLLDAPELGASRTAAIVDVATGKRLYGEGASQPLTPASTTKIATAVAVLAALGPDHRLTTRTALEADTGELVLVGGGDPTLTARKDADGWASLRELADRTAQALKKRDVREVTLSYDKTLYAGPELHPIGKNPNLAPISALTVDEARTDDSTSGPVKRVDDPAKDAATQFAALLADRGIKTTAPGPSKATNRAESLAEVTSPPLSSVVERMLTNSDNDIAEHLARQIAVAGGTRADFDGAGEAIGAQLKKLGLPVTGADFKDGSGLDRDDKLTADLLTALLAKAADPAHPELRPVLTGLPVAGFTGTLTSRYTDGATGVVRAKTGTLNGVNSLAGTLVDQDGRLLAFAFLSTGEDTEAARAALDRTATALASCGCG; encoded by the coding sequence GTGGTCGTGCCAGAGCTGAGGCCGTGGCGAGCCGCGAAACCGCATGTGACGCGGGTCGCGGGCGCCGTACGACCCCGACTGGCACGGGCCGCGGACGCTGTACGGCCACGTCTCGCACGCGCCGCGACGGCCGCGAAACCGCAGGTCGTACGGCTCGCGCGAGCCGTCTCCCCACAGGCCGCGCGGACACCCAGGTCGAAGACCTGGCAGTACACCGCGGGCGCCGCCACCGCCGGACTGGCGCTGGCCGCCGGAGTGGTGACCGCCGCCGGCCCCTGGGACTCCACCGGTCAGCGTACGGCCGAGCGGGTGCGGGCGGTCGCCCAGGAGCGCACGGGTGGCGCAGATCACGGCCGTAATGCCGATACGTCCGATACGGCCGCCGAGGCGCCCCGTCCCGCCCCCAGCGCGGCCTCCGTGCTCCCGGGCCTGGGCGGCGGCGTCGGCACCGTGCAGGCCGCTCCGAACGCCAAGGCCGTCGCCGGCCTCCTGGGCCCGCTCCTGGACGCCCCGGAGCTCGGCGCCAGCAGGACGGCGGCGATCGTCGACGTGGCCACCGGCAAGCGCCTCTACGGCGAGGGCGCCTCCCAGCCCCTCACCCCCGCCTCGACGACGAAGATCGCCACCGCTGTGGCCGTCCTCGCCGCGCTGGGCCCCGACCACCGCCTCACCACCCGCACGGCCCTGGAAGCCGACACCGGGGAACTCGTCCTGGTCGGCGGCGGCGACCCCACCCTGACGGCCCGCAAGGACGCCGACGGCTGGGCGAGCCTGCGCGAGCTGGCCGACCGGACGGCCCAGGCACTGAAGAAGCGGGACGTACGCGAGGTCACCCTCTCGTATGACAAAACGCTCTACGCCGGACCCGAACTGCACCCCATCGGCAAGAACCCCAACCTCGCCCCGATCAGTGCCCTCACGGTCGACGAGGCCCGCACGGACGACTCCACCAGCGGCCCGGTGAAGCGGGTGGACGACCCGGCGAAGGACGCGGCGACGCAGTTCGCGGCCCTTCTCGCGGACCGCGGCATCAAGACCACCGCGCCAGGCCCGTCCAAGGCGACGAACCGGGCCGAGTCGCTCGCCGAGGTCACCTCACCGCCGCTGTCCTCCGTGGTCGAGCGCATGCTCACCAACAGCGACAACGACATCGCCGAGCACCTCGCCCGCCAGATCGCCGTGGCCGGCGGCACCCGGGCCGACTTCGACGGCGCGGGCGAGGCGATCGGGGCTCAGCTGAAGAAGCTCGGTCTGCCGGTGACGGGCGCCGACTTCAAGGACGGCAGCGGCCTCGACCGCGACGACAAACTCACGGCGGACCTGCTCACGGCCCTCCTGGCCAAGGCGGCCGACCCGGCCCACCCCGAACTCCGCCCGGTCCTGACCGGCCTCCCCGTCGCCGGCTTCACCGGCACCCTGACCAGCCGTTACACCGATGGCGCGACCGGCGTCGTCCGCGCGAAGACGGGCACCCTGAACGGCGTGAACTCCCTGGCCGGCACGCTCGTGGACCAGGACGGCCGCCTGCTCGCCTTCGCCTTCCTGTCGACCGGCGAGGACACGGAGGCGGCCCGCGCGGCACTGGACCGGACGGCAACGGCGCTGGCGTCCTGCGGCTGCGGCTAG
- a CDS encoding zinc-dependent metalloprotease, with product MTSIGGAEMVDWNLAVATATRLVRPGPEVSRDEARAVVAELRRHAKASEEHVRGFTRMGTEDTHDTPVLVVDRPGWVRANVAGFRQILKPLLEKMQERRSTSTGGAVLGAVGGKVTGVELGMLLSFLASRVLGQYETFAPATRELPAGENGGGRLLLVAPNIVHVERELDVQPHDFRLWVCLHEETHRTQFSAVPWLRDHLEGEIQSFLGETDVDPMTVLERVREAAQSLAGGRPEAEEDDGGRSFVELVQTPAQREILGRLTAVMSLLEGHADFVMDGVGPQVVPTVAEIREKFQQRRAKGASRLDMALRKLLGLDAKLRQYRDGERFVRAVHDQVGMDGFNRVWTSPNTLPTKAEIAKPADWIARVHRKAES from the coding sequence ATGACGAGCATCGGTGGTGCCGAGATGGTCGACTGGAATCTCGCGGTGGCGACCGCGACCCGGCTCGTACGGCCGGGCCCCGAGGTGAGCCGCGACGAGGCCAGGGCCGTCGTCGCCGAGCTGCGCCGACATGCCAAGGCCTCGGAGGAACACGTCCGGGGCTTCACCCGTATGGGCACGGAGGACACCCACGACACCCCCGTCCTCGTCGTCGACCGCCCCGGCTGGGTGCGGGCGAACGTCGCGGGGTTCCGCCAGATCCTCAAGCCACTGCTCGAGAAGATGCAGGAGCGCCGCAGCACCAGCACCGGCGGCGCAGTCCTCGGCGCCGTCGGCGGCAAGGTCACCGGCGTCGAACTCGGCATGCTGCTGTCCTTCCTGGCCTCCCGTGTCCTCGGCCAGTACGAGACCTTCGCCCCGGCCACCCGCGAACTCCCGGCGGGGGAGAACGGCGGCGGCCGACTCCTGCTCGTCGCCCCGAACATCGTGCACGTGGAGCGCGAACTCGACGTACAACCACACGACTTCCGCCTGTGGGTGTGCCTGCACGAGGAGACGCACCGCACGCAGTTCAGCGCCGTGCCCTGGCTGCGGGACCACCTGGAGGGCGAAATCCAGTCGTTCTTGGGGGAGACGGACGTCGACCCCATGACCGTCCTCGAACGCGTCCGCGAGGCCGCGCAGTCCCTCGCCGGCGGCCGGCCCGAGGCCGAGGAGGACGACGGCGGACGCTCCTTCGTCGAACTGGTGCAGACCCCGGCCCAGCGGGAGATCCTCGGCCGCCTCACCGCCGTGATGTCCCTCCTGGAGGGCCACGCCGACTTCGTGATGGACGGAGTGGGCCCCCAGGTCGTGCCGACCGTCGCCGAGATCCGCGAGAAATTCCAGCAGCGACGCGCCAAGGGTGCCTCCCGACTGGACATGGCCCTGCGCAAGTTGCTCGGACTCGACGCCAAACTCAGGCAGTACCGCGACGGCGAACGCTTCGTACGAGCCGTCCACGACCAGGTCGGCATGGACGGTTTCAACCGCGTGTGGACGTCCCCCAACACCCTCCCGACCAAGGCGGAGATCGCCAAACCCGCGGACTGGATCGCGCGGGTGCACCGCAAGGCGGAGTCGTGA
- the tilS gene encoding tRNA lysidine(34) synthetase TilS, which produces MGPHPAVAAIRLAVRRVLHDILTEHSPADAPAPGRSRATSYAMSHAVPPMALPVTSTGATPAAYDTAPEPSYEPPGQASQEPPRTTSHERPPSPLVLVACSGGADSMALASALAFEAPKLGIRAGGITVDHGLQPGSDLRAEEVVLRMRELGLEPVESIAVTVGRAGGPEAAARDARYAALDDAAARHGAVAVLLGHTRDDQAETVLLGLARGSGIRSLSGMAAVSGAGGRYRRPFLGLDRQTARKACMVQSLPVWDDPHNADPAYTRSRLRQEGLPALEKALGKGVVEALARTAQLSRDDADALDAWARQAEAAVRDAAGLLECAKLYALPPAVRRRILRRAAIEAGAPAGALFARHIEEVDRLITGWRGQGAINLPGKVVAQRQGGRLVIRQG; this is translated from the coding sequence ATGGGTCCCCATCCTGCGGTCGCGGCGATACGCCTGGCGGTCCGCCGCGTCCTCCACGACATCCTCACCGAACACAGCCCCGCCGACGCTCCCGCGCCCGGCCGCTCACGCGCGACCTCGTACGCGATGTCGCATGCGGTGCCGCCCATGGCGCTGCCCGTGACCTCGACCGGCGCCACCCCCGCCGCGTACGACACGGCGCCCGAACCGTCGTACGAGCCCCCCGGCCAGGCCTCGCAGGAACCCCCGCGCACCACCTCGCACGAGCGACCCCCCTCTCCGCTCGTGCTTGTGGCATGCTCCGGTGGCGCCGACTCCATGGCCCTCGCCTCCGCCCTCGCCTTCGAGGCCCCCAAACTCGGCATCCGCGCCGGTGGCATCACCGTCGACCACGGTCTGCAGCCCGGTTCCGACCTGCGCGCCGAGGAAGTCGTCCTGCGCATGCGGGAACTCGGCCTCGAACCGGTCGAGTCCATCGCCGTGACCGTCGGCCGCGCGGGCGGACCCGAGGCGGCCGCCCGCGACGCCCGTTACGCCGCCCTCGACGACGCGGCCGCCCGGCACGGCGCCGTCGCCGTCCTGCTCGGCCACACCCGGGACGACCAGGCCGAAACCGTCCTGCTCGGCCTCGCCCGCGGCTCCGGCATCCGCTCCCTGTCCGGAATGGCCGCGGTCTCGGGGGCCGGCGGCCGTTACCGCCGCCCCTTCCTCGGGCTCGACCGGCAGACCGCCCGCAAGGCCTGCATGGTCCAGTCGCTCCCCGTCTGGGACGACCCCCACAACGCCGACCCCGCGTACACGCGCTCGCGGCTGCGCCAGGAGGGCCTGCCCGCCCTGGAGAAGGCACTCGGCAAGGGCGTCGTCGAGGCCCTCGCCCGTACGGCCCAGCTCTCCCGCGACGATGCCGACGCCCTCGACGCCTGGGCCCGCCAGGCCGAGGCCGCCGTGCGCGACGCGGCCGGTCTTCTGGAGTGCGCCAAGCTGTACGCGCTGCCGCCCGCCGTACGCCGCCGGATCCTGCGCCGCGCGGCCATCGAGGCCGGTGCGCCCGCCGGTGCGCTCTTCGCCCGGCACATCGAGGAAGTCGACCGCCTCATCACCGGCTGGCGCGGTCAGGGAGCCATCAATCTCCCCGGCAAAGTCGTCGCCCAGCGTCAGGGTGGCAGACTGGTGATTCGGCAAGGCTGA
- the hpt gene encoding hypoxanthine phosphoribosyltransferase, with product MRVDAKDMGADLQQVLITKEEIDAKLAELAAKIDAEYAGKDLLIVGVLKGAVMVMADLARALSTPVTMDWMAVSSYGAGTQSSGVVRILKDLDTDIKGRHVLIVEDIIDSGLTLSWLISNLGSREPASLKVCTLLRKPEAAKVAIDVEWVGFDIPNEFVVGYGLDYAEKYRNLPFVGTLAPHVYGG from the coding sequence ATGCGGGTGGACGCGAAAGACATGGGTGCCGACCTTCAGCAGGTGCTCATCACCAAGGAAGAGATCGACGCGAAGCTGGCTGAGCTGGCCGCGAAGATCGACGCGGAGTACGCGGGCAAGGACCTGCTCATCGTCGGTGTCCTCAAGGGCGCGGTGATGGTGATGGCGGACCTCGCCCGGGCGCTGTCGACCCCCGTCACCATGGACTGGATGGCCGTGTCGTCGTACGGCGCGGGCACGCAGTCCTCCGGTGTGGTGCGGATCCTCAAGGACCTCGACACCGACATCAAGGGCAGGCACGTCCTGATCGTCGAGGACATCATCGACTCGGGCCTGACCCTGTCGTGGCTGATCTCCAACCTCGGCTCGCGCGAGCCCGCCTCCCTCAAGGTGTGCACCCTGCTGCGCAAGCCCGAGGCCGCGAAGGTCGCCATCGACGTGGAGTGGGTCGGCTTCGACATCCCCAACGAGTTCGTCGTCGGCTACGGCCTCGACTACGCCGAGAAGTACCGCAACCTCCCGTTCGTCGGTACGCTCGCGCCCCACGTCTACGGGGGCTGA